Sequence from the Nasonia vitripennis strain AsymCx chromosome 5, Nvit_psr_1.1, whole genome shotgun sequence genome:
tcagaGAGAACTCGAGCATAATGCAAGGAATCGATTCAAGGCTTATCTTTTGCTAAGAAGCGCGACCGTGGCAATGAATTCCGGGCAATAAACGCAATCTTCGTTTTAACTTAATTAAACATATCAGTGGTGCTCGTTATCAGTTTGTGTTGAGAATCACATCTATAAATGAAATCAGACTACGAGTAAAACGACAGACAAAGGATTGCGAAAATTTGGCTGTTTTTACGCCGTCGATTAGCCAAGCAAAATCGATGCGTTGCGTTTTTTGTGATATATTCTGATTCAAGTATTACAAAACCCTACTTTCTAAATTTGCTTCGATTAAACTTGCGGCATACCATCGATTCGATTGCCTTTCCTCGAATACCGCGGATTGGATTTCACTCGCGCTATGGCATTAGAAAGCACTACAAATGCAGCCTAGAAATCGATACTCACATCGATTGCCAAAAATCAACTCAAAACTCACCATCGTTCCGTGGAAATTCGATCACAAGAGCACAAAGCACCAAGCACAGTATCTTTAACATTCTTCCGAATCTCTGATCTTCCAAGGTACAGCGCAAACGAAGTAGTGCTCTCGCACCGAGCGCGCGAATGCCGCGCGAACTTTTTCAGCTGTCGGCAATCTCCTTAGCGCGTTACGCGGACGCGGAAAAAGGGATGCGATCTCTCGCGAAATGGTTCCTGATCAGATATACGCACTGCTGGCTGCTCAATACTACTATGACAGAACGGCAGGTGGACTCGTCGGTTCGGCGATCGACGATAGACTGAATCGTTAAGCAAGACCAGCTGTATTCCTTTTTGCTCGGGAGCCTGCGAACAGCGGAAGTAATTCGACGTAAAAGGCTATTGACAGAAACGCctttttctgcttttttattACCCTCAGCGCGCCGACTTATGTACAAATCTCCCGCGCTCTCGCTCACCTGTTGTTGTCGTCGTCGCTTACTGCCATTAGCAACTGTATACCGATCTTACGCTCGTTATTCGCTCTTGTTTCGTCAGCGACTAGGACAAATGAAGAAAATCGCTCTAACAGTCATCGCGAGCCGATTGTTCAACTACTCGAATGCTGGCTTAATTAATTCATTTCGGGGAATCGCGCTCTGACTGAGTTTCCGCGCGCATAGGTTGCACTTTATTTACGATTGTGCTGGAATTTTGATGTAACAAAGTCGACTCGCTCTTCCTTTCTGACTTTTCCGCTGACTTGTCTAGCTTTGCAGTCGTCTACTTTTCAAATCCACACTGGCGCGTCATACCTCTTACGCGGGCTTTCGCAGTAGTTTTCTCGCTTCCATTATACAACCTCCATCGATCAAAAAACAGACGTTTTTATGCATAGTAACgaaatttcatatatttttaggAAAATCGACGAAATTTACATCGAGACTGTTTCTTCGCCTTCTGTCTACGAATTTTCAGCAATGACCAATTTGATCCAATCAATATACGCCGAGGTGCTCCAGCCGTTCCGCACGGAACGATGCCCCATGAAACTATTCCAATGACTTCCCGGTTACCCTGGGCGTTTTTCTGAATCAATGGGCCACCTGAGTCACCGCTGCAGGTAGAGTATCCACCAGTCAGTGGGCCAGTACAGATGTTGGTCTGTCGCAGTGAAGAGGGACCGTCGAGCTTCTCGATCGCCCACCTGCAGGTGTTCAGATCGATAAGCGGGAGATTTATCTTCTGGAGGCTACTCAGCATGATGGGATCGAATCCCAACCGGAGAGGGTCGAATAACCTTCGGGGATGCTCTTGGCTTTGGACAGACCGATCGGTTGGACGTAGTTGTTGAACAAAGAGGAGTCGCCAGCTTGAGCAAAGCTATGTCGTTGGGAGCGACATTTCTAGAAAATGATTCATTCGAAATAGAAAAAGGATTGAAAGTGAAGATGAGACCTCAACTACGAATGAATCCAACTTACCCTGGGAACTGATTGTGAATGAAAGCCCGTTGCACACTGGACGTCTGCTCGCTGGTCTCCCAATAGTTGATCAGGAGCTTACCGGCTTTGACAGTGAGATCGCCGTATGGTAAAGAAGTGGGACAGTGAGCTGCGGTCAGGATCCAGCGTTCGTTGAGGATACTTCAGAGGGACAGTGGGTGGCAGGTCCGACTGAAGCGAGTCCTGGTGCGGGAACTCACCTCGATTGGCAGGGTTGCCTCCGACGATACGACTGGCGATCGCGTCATTGAAGTCCGGCATACGCAGGCCGAGCTGTGGCCGAGCTGATGATGTGCAATGATTTATTTCAGAAAACTCAATGATCAATGGTCTCGAGGAAAATAATTAGAACTTACTTGCGCGGGCAACAGCCAAAAGGCAGGTGAGCAGGATGAGCTTCGACAACATGGTGAAATATGGCGACAGGTGCACCGGATCGTTGTTTTATACCGAGCACTGATTAAGATATAGGTTTTTAAATGTGGATAGATTAGAATTATCAATACTGTATACGAGCAGGTATAACTTTCCATTTGGCTGTCGTCCATCGCACAATTATCTCGAGTAGGTATAACCTTCAATTTAGAGATCGTATTATTATCGGTGTCGCGCTATTCCGGGAAAGTTTGATCGGCGCTCTGATTAGGAAGTTATACTCATTGGCGTGGAATCGCATCAGCCATGCATTTGTACAAAATTAAAacagttatttatttaaataatcgtGACAGTAGAGATTGCATCGAAATCGGAATATATAAATACAGATATGAATGATTGAATACTAATTTGAAATATAACAGATTCAATACGACCACAATGCATTTTATCGAACCTTAGTATTTCACAAATCTATTTATACGTAATAATAGTATCTCATAACATAATTTATCCAGTCGACGAATGCAGAAACTCTGACGAACACAGCCGGCGCACCGTAAGCTCCACACGGTATGAGGCCCCAAGAGACTACACCAATAATTTCGATCGTGCCATTGTCAGTCTGTCCGATAAGTGGTCCACCAGAATCGCCCTGAGAAATAAATGAATCGTAAATATGCTAATCAATGATATGTTACAGAGAAGCTTAAAAGATGACACTCCCAGTTTGTACCTGACACGCAGAAAATCCTCCAGTAAGTGGTCCAGTGCAGACATTCGTGTCGTGCACGTTTTCCCACATTTCGCCCAGAGCACGGAACGCTTGTCTGCATGTAGCGAGGTCAATGATAGGTAACGTCACCTTTTGCAATACATCTGGTAAAATAGCTCTGCTGGACTTGGAGATCGAACCCCATCCGCTTAAGACAGCGTTTCCTTGAGGCAAACTGTTAGGCTGTGGTAAATTGATCGGGGCCACGTACTTATTAAACTTGAAAGGTGTCAGCAATTTTATGAGCGCTATATCGTACGGTGTAGCA
This genomic interval carries:
- the LOC100118791 gene encoding uncharacterized protein LOC100118791, translating into MLSKLILLTCLLAVARATRPQLGLRMPDFNDAIASRIVGGNPANRAHCPTSLPYGDLTVKAGKLLINYWETSEQTSSVQRAFIHNQFPGNVAPNDIALLKLATPLCSTTTSNRSVCPKPRASPKVIRPSPVGIRSHHAE
- the SP47 gene encoding serine protease 47 precursor, with the translated sequence MASLIILSCILALTNANLPNFVQSQPLADLFKINRVIGGKNCAKGEFPHQVSLQFGYPPLVSFTHICGGSIIGERWVLTAGHCVHDLPSSGQLIIKAGKNSIKSKEATEQTAYAARMYMHPQYQGGATPYDIALIKLLTPFKFNKYVAPINLPQPNSLPQGNAVLSGWGSISKSSRAILPDVLQKVTLPIIDLATCRQAFRALGEMWENVHDTNVCTGPLTGGFSACQGDSGGPLIGQTDNGTIEIIGVVSWGLIPCGAYGAPAVFVRVSAFVDWINYVMRYYYYV